The DNA region CGGCCGCTCACCTTCGGCGGGCGCGCCTCCGTGACGATCCCGGCCGGCGCACCCCTGCTCAGCGACCCGGTCTCCCTTCGGGTGCCCGCCGGGTCCGACCTCGTGGTCAGCATCCATCTGCCGGAGCACACACCGGGTTCGACGCTTCACGCCTTCGCCTTCCAGCACAACTTCGTGGCCTCCGGCAACGTCACCGCGCGGACCGACATCGCACCGACCGCGACCGTCGACCGCTGGTACTTCCTCACCGGCGTGAGCGTCGGCACGGCCCGGCGCGAGGGCTCCTCGGCCGTCGTCGCGTTCGGCGACTCCATCACGGACGGCTCCGGCACCGACGTGGACGCCGACCACCGCTGGCCCGACTTCCTCGCCGGACGACTGCGCGCGGCCCGTGGCCCGTACGGGGTCGGCGTACTCAACCAGGGCATCAGCGGCAATCGCCTGCTGCACGACCCGAATCCGCCGGCCGGATCCGACGCCGTGAACTACGCGGTGTACTTCGGTCAGAGCGCTCTGCGCCGCTTCGACCGTGACGTCGCCTCCCAGCCGGGTGCGGAGCACCTCATCGTGCTCCTCGGCGTCAACGACCTGGGCCACCCAGGGACGGTGGCACCGGAGTCGGAGCGGGTCACGGCGGCGGAACTCATCGACGCCCACCGCCAGATCATCGCCCGCGCGCACGACCGCGGCCTGAAGGTGTACGGCGGGACGATCCTGCCGTTCAAGAACGACACGCTGGGCTTCTACAGCCCGGGGAACGAGGCCGCACGACAGGCCGTCAACCGCTGGATCCGCACCGGCGGGGAGTACGACGGAGTGATCGACTTCGACAAGGCCCTCCGTGATCCGGCCGACCCGGAAATCCTCCTGGCGCGCTATGACAGCGGCGACCACCTCCACCCCAACGACGCCGGGGCCGAGGCGATGGCCGGGGCCGTTCCCCTCCACCTCCTGCGCTGAGACGGCGGCGGACCGGGGCCCGGGCGCCCGGCTCAGACGCTCTGCGCCGGGGCCTCGAAGAAGGCGGACATCTCCGGCAGAGGGTAGGGAGCACGGTCGTCGAAGATGATGTCCGGGACCGGCGTGCGGTGTCCTCGCTGCGCGGGAAGAGTGGCGGCCACCGGCATCGCGTACCTCGTGCCGGTGGCCGCCACGGGATCGGAGGCGCCCGCACGCCGCGACCTGATCAGCGCAGGACGTTCAGCATCTCCGCGGTGAACGGCGTGATGTCCGCGGCGCGGCCACGCAGGGTCTTCTCCGCCCACTCGGGGTCCGCGATCAGCGCGCGGCCGACGGCGACCATGTCGAACTCGTCGCGTTCCAGGCGGCTCAGCAACTGGTCGATGCCGGTGACCGCGGAACCGTTGCCCTGGAAGGCGCCGAAGAAGTCGCCGTCGAGTCCGACGGAGCCGACCGTGACGGTCGGCCTACCGCTGATCTTCTTCACCCAGCCGGC from Streptomyces sp. B1I3 includes:
- a CDS encoding SGNH/GDSL hydrolase family protein → MTAPTTGLRMRRTGRHLVAVLTGALLLVMAPTTSSARPAAARPTAGTPHHTVVDRTTGDREAWTGTWATTPTAAPASDATAFEDETVRQTVRTSIGGDRIRIRLSNEFGAGPLVIGEAHVARRAGSGPASRIDPRTDRPLTFGGRASVTIPAGAPLLSDPVSLRVPAGSDLVVSIHLPEHTPGSTLHAFAFQHNFVASGNVTARTDIAPTATVDRWYFLTGVSVGTARREGSSAVVAFGDSITDGSGTDVDADHRWPDFLAGRLRAARGPYGVGVLNQGISGNRLLHDPNPPAGSDAVNYAVYFGQSALRRFDRDVASQPGAEHLIVLLGVNDLGHPGTVAPESERVTAAELIDAHRQIIARAHDRGLKVYGGTILPFKNDTLGFYSPGNEAARQAVNRWIRTGGEYDGVIDFDKALRDPADPEILLARYDSGDHLHPNDAGAEAMAGAVPLHLLR